A window of the Oncorhynchus kisutch isolate 150728-3 linkage group LG12, Okis_V2, whole genome shotgun sequence genome harbors these coding sequences:
- the LOC109900259 gene encoding uncharacterized protein LOC109900259 isoform X1 — MDQKDTEMNEKGVTSSTSGVVVQVREKKGPLRAAIPYMPFPVAVLCLFLNTFVPGLGALLKYFGAPSGTGQDEKPSTSSATQASSEMISEPQDEEPSTSSATQVSSQMLSEPEDEDEDPFTSTSPQQDSSEMPVAASPPNSAAEDESLSTDPADRPSVLTDRILTQLVFRGPSEVPPKTSHN; from the exons ATGGACCAAAAAGACACCGAAATGAATGAGAAGGGAGTTACTTCTTCGACCAGTGGAGTTGTGGTCCAAGTAAGAGAGAAGAAAGGACCTTTGCGTGCAGCTATTCCATACATGCCATTCCCAGTAGCTGTATTATGCCTATTTCTCAACACATTTGTACCTGGTTTAG GGGCACTTCTGAAATATTTTGGAGCACCCTCTGGCACTGGCCAGGATGAGAAGCCATCTACCTCCTCAGCCACACAGGCCTCTTCAGAAATGATCTCGGAGCCTCAGGACGAGGAACCATCCACCTCCTCAGCCACACAGGTGTCTTCACAAATGTTGTCTGAGCCTGAGGATGAGGATGAAGACCCATTCACTTCCACTTCTCCCCAGCAGGATTCTTCAG AAATGCCTGTAGCAGCATCCCCACCAAattctgctgctgaggatgaatcactgtctacagaccctgctgacAGGCCTTCAGTTCTGACTGACAGAATTCTGACACAACTAGTTTTCAGAGGACCAAGTGAGGTACCACCTAAAActtcccataattaa